From a region of the Archocentrus centrarchus isolate MPI-CPG fArcCen1 chromosome 18, fArcCen1, whole genome shotgun sequence genome:
- the hgfac gene encoding hepatocyte growth factor activator isoform X2, with protein MQTFVMAHTVTLFLLCVFSAGAHTLAPTYEAEALRESRKVLTIAGQECKFPFRQGGRIHHQCITILSSRPWCSLTHNFDRDRKWGFCAQEKTQPNVSVHTSRKVTDPCQVNPCQNGGVCTAIPHGHTFECSCPESFSGRICEQKKCHETVHLRYYDIGESWGRIHLRNVEQCTCVAGEIKCKRVHYTMCRTNPCQNDGTCRLIISTGKEVCYCRHGYSGPHCSLEPETECYSNRGTGYRGVVGTTVSGAQCLPWNSDLLFDELHVGTVVASSAKGLGEHAYCRNPDGDKKPWCYTLKDSAISWEYCDVPSCVMAVWGNQPATESKIFKRASSRMLTPSNVLPTVKKPKTSKPASKPVCGTKHKKRPLISRARIMGGSSSLEGAHPWMAAIYIGQSDFCGGSLISSCWVISAAHCFFSNPLKSQIRVVLGQHKFNTTDPNTRTFGVEDYIFPKQFSVFNPTLHDIVLIKLKKQDGKCVRKTPFIRPICLPDKSMTFPDRYCCTISGWGHTEEKGQGYSTLQQAGVRLIPHDICRKPEVYGNHVTADMICAGINGCTDACQGDSGGPLACARNDVSFLYGIISWGEGCGRSNKPGVYTRVVNYIDWIDSVIKPKPKASRNDIT; from the exons ATGCAAACTTTCGTGATGGCACACACCGTGACGCTCTTTCTTTTGTGCGTTTTCAGTGCAGGAGCG CACACATTAGCACCTACGTATGAAGCAGAGGCATTAAGGGAGAGCCGTAAag TTCTTACTATCGCAGGCCAAGAATGTAAATTCCCTTTTCGTCAGGGTGGAAGGATTCATCATCAATGCATCACCATCCTGTCCTCAAGACCGTG gtgctctctcacacacaattTTGATCGGGACAGGAAGTGGGGCTTCTGCGCTCAAGAGAAAACGCAGCCAAATG TTTCTGTCCACACTTCACGCAAAGTCACGGATCCATGTCAGGTGAACCCGTGTCAGAATGGCGGCGTCTGCACAGCGATACCACACGGGCACACATTTGAGTGCTCCTGTCCTGAGAGCTTCTCTGGGAGAATATGTGAGCAAA AGAAGTGCCATGAAACCGTGCACCTGCGCTATTATGACATCGGAGAGTCTTGGGGACGAATTCACCTTCGTAATGTGGAACAGTGCACATGTGTGGCAGGGGAAATCAAGTGTAAAAGAGTCCACTACACAA TGTGCCGTACAAACCCCTGCCAGAATGATGGAACATGCCGACTGATCATATCCACTGGAAAGGAAGTGTGTTACTGCAGACATGGCTACAGTGGACCTCACTGTAGTCTTG AGCCAGAGACAGAGTGCTATAGCAACAGGGGCACAGGTTACAGAGGGGTGGTGGGCACCACCGTGTCCGGCGCCCAGTGTCTGCCATGGAACTCAGACCTGCTGTTTGATGAACTCCATGTGGGCACAGTGGTTGCATCATCTGCTAAAGGTCTTGGGGAGCATGCCtactgcag aAACCCAGACGGGGACAAGAAGCCGTGGTGCTACACACTAAAAGACAGCGCCATCTCCTGGGAGTACTGTGACGTCCCCTCCTGTGTGATGGCTGTGT GGGGAAATCAGCCAGCAACTGaatcaaaaatattcaaaagag CTTCTTCGCGAATGTTGACTCCATCCAACGTCCTGCCCACCGTTAAAAAGCCCAAAACCTCCAAGCCGGCCAGCAAACCTGTGTGTGGGACAAAGCACAAGAAGAGGCCACTGATAAGCAGAGCGAGGATAATGGGGGGAAGCTCGTCTCTGGAAGGTGCTCATCCATGGATGGCAGCCATTTACATCGGACAGTCGGACTTCTGCGGCGGCAGTCTCATCTCCTCTTGTTGGGTCATCTCTGCGGCCCACTGCTTCTTCAGCAA CCCCCTGAAATCTCAAATCCGTGTGGTGCTGGGCCAGCATAAGTTTAACACCACGGATCCCAACACCAGGACATTTGGAGTGGAGGACTACATCTTTCCAAAGCAGTTCTCAGTGTTTAACCCAACACTGCATGACATTG TTCTGATCAAACTGAAGAAGCAGGACGGGAAATGTGTGAGGAAAACCCCGTTCATCAGGCCCATCTGCCTCCCAGACAAAAGCATGACGTTCCCTGATCGCTACTGCTGCACCATTAGTGGCTGGGGACATACAGAAGAGA AGGGACAGGGGTACTCCACTTTGCAGCAGGCTGGAGTGAGACTGATTCCTCATGATATTTGCAGGAAGCCAGAAGTCTATGGCAACCACGTCACTGCTGACATGATTTGTGCAGGGATTAACGGCTGCACTGATGCGTGCCAG GGTGACTCCGGGGGTCCGCTGGCTTGTGCGAGGAATGACGTCAGCTTCTTGTATGGGATCATCAGCTGGGGAGAGGGCTGCGGCCGCTCCAATAAACCCGGAGTTTATACAAGAGTAGTGAATTACATCGACTGGATCGATTCAGTGATCAAACCCAAACCCAAGGCTTCACGAAACGATATTACCTAG
- the hgfac gene encoding hepatocyte growth factor activator isoform X1 — translation MQTFVMAHTVTLFLLCVFSAGAHTLAPTYEAEALRESRKVLTIAGQECKFPFRQGGRIHHQCITILSSRPWCSLTHNFDRDRKWGFCAQEKTQPNVSVHTSRKVTDPCQVNPCQNGGVCTAIPHGHTFECSCPESFSGRICEQKKCHETVHLRYYDIGESWGRIHLRNVEQCTCVAGEIKCKRVHYTMCRTNPCQNDGTCRLIISTGKEVCYCRHGYSGPHCSLEPETECYSNRGTGYRGVVGTTVSGAQCLPWNSDLLFDELHVGTVVASSAKGLGEHAYCRNPDGDKKPWCYTLKDSAISWEYCDVPSCVMAVWGNQPATESKIFKRASSRMLTPSNVLPTVKKPKTSKPASKPVCGTKHKKRPLISRARIMGGSSSLEGAHPWMAAIYIGQSDFCGGSLISSCWVISAAHCFFSKMSFHSPLKSQIRVVLGQHKFNTTDPNTRTFGVEDYIFPKQFSVFNPTLHDIVLIKLKKQDGKCVRKTPFIRPICLPDKSMTFPDRYCCTISGWGHTEEKGQGYSTLQQAGVRLIPHDICRKPEVYGNHVTADMICAGINGCTDACQGDSGGPLACARNDVSFLYGIISWGEGCGRSNKPGVYTRVVNYIDWIDSVIKPKPKASRNDIT, via the exons ATGCAAACTTTCGTGATGGCACACACCGTGACGCTCTTTCTTTTGTGCGTTTTCAGTGCAGGAGCG CACACATTAGCACCTACGTATGAAGCAGAGGCATTAAGGGAGAGCCGTAAag TTCTTACTATCGCAGGCCAAGAATGTAAATTCCCTTTTCGTCAGGGTGGAAGGATTCATCATCAATGCATCACCATCCTGTCCTCAAGACCGTG gtgctctctcacacacaattTTGATCGGGACAGGAAGTGGGGCTTCTGCGCTCAAGAGAAAACGCAGCCAAATG TTTCTGTCCACACTTCACGCAAAGTCACGGATCCATGTCAGGTGAACCCGTGTCAGAATGGCGGCGTCTGCACAGCGATACCACACGGGCACACATTTGAGTGCTCCTGTCCTGAGAGCTTCTCTGGGAGAATATGTGAGCAAA AGAAGTGCCATGAAACCGTGCACCTGCGCTATTATGACATCGGAGAGTCTTGGGGACGAATTCACCTTCGTAATGTGGAACAGTGCACATGTGTGGCAGGGGAAATCAAGTGTAAAAGAGTCCACTACACAA TGTGCCGTACAAACCCCTGCCAGAATGATGGAACATGCCGACTGATCATATCCACTGGAAAGGAAGTGTGTTACTGCAGACATGGCTACAGTGGACCTCACTGTAGTCTTG AGCCAGAGACAGAGTGCTATAGCAACAGGGGCACAGGTTACAGAGGGGTGGTGGGCACCACCGTGTCCGGCGCCCAGTGTCTGCCATGGAACTCAGACCTGCTGTTTGATGAACTCCATGTGGGCACAGTGGTTGCATCATCTGCTAAAGGTCTTGGGGAGCATGCCtactgcag aAACCCAGACGGGGACAAGAAGCCGTGGTGCTACACACTAAAAGACAGCGCCATCTCCTGGGAGTACTGTGACGTCCCCTCCTGTGTGATGGCTGTGT GGGGAAATCAGCCAGCAACTGaatcaaaaatattcaaaagag CTTCTTCGCGAATGTTGACTCCATCCAACGTCCTGCCCACCGTTAAAAAGCCCAAAACCTCCAAGCCGGCCAGCAAACCTGTGTGTGGGACAAAGCACAAGAAGAGGCCACTGATAAGCAGAGCGAGGATAATGGGGGGAAGCTCGTCTCTGGAAGGTGCTCATCCATGGATGGCAGCCATTTACATCGGACAGTCGGACTTCTGCGGCGGCAGTCTCATCTCCTCTTGTTGGGTCATCTCTGCGGCCCACTGCTTCTTCAGCAA AATGTCTTTTCATAGCCCCCTGAAATCTCAAATCCGTGTGGTGCTGGGCCAGCATAAGTTTAACACCACGGATCCCAACACCAGGACATTTGGAGTGGAGGACTACATCTTTCCAAAGCAGTTCTCAGTGTTTAACCCAACACTGCATGACATTG TTCTGATCAAACTGAAGAAGCAGGACGGGAAATGTGTGAGGAAAACCCCGTTCATCAGGCCCATCTGCCTCCCAGACAAAAGCATGACGTTCCCTGATCGCTACTGCTGCACCATTAGTGGCTGGGGACATACAGAAGAGA AGGGACAGGGGTACTCCACTTTGCAGCAGGCTGGAGTGAGACTGATTCCTCATGATATTTGCAGGAAGCCAGAAGTCTATGGCAACCACGTCACTGCTGACATGATTTGTGCAGGGATTAACGGCTGCACTGATGCGTGCCAG GGTGACTCCGGGGGTCCGCTGGCTTGTGCGAGGAATGACGTCAGCTTCTTGTATGGGATCATCAGCTGGGGAGAGGGCTGCGGCCGCTCCAATAAACCCGGAGTTTATACAAGAGTAGTGAATTACATCGACTGGATCGATTCAGTGATCAAACCCAAACCCAAGGCTTCACGAAACGATATTACCTAG
- the hgfac gene encoding hepatocyte growth factor activator isoform X3, whose protein sequence is MQTFVMAHTVTLFLLCVFSAGAHTLAPTYEAEALRESRKVLTIAGQECKFPFRQGGRIHHQCITILSSRPWCSLTHNFDRDRKWGFCAQEKTQPNVSVHTSRKVTDPCQVNPCQNGGVCTAIPHGHTFECSCPESFSGRICEQKKCHETVHLRYYDIGESWGRIHLRNVEQCTCVAGEIKCKRVHYTMCRTNPCQNDGTCRLIISTGKEVCYCRHGYSGPHCSLGGNQPATESKIFKRASSRMLTPSNVLPTVKKPKTSKPASKPVCGTKHKKRPLISRARIMGGSSSLEGAHPWMAAIYIGQSDFCGGSLISSCWVISAAHCFFSKMSFHSPLKSQIRVVLGQHKFNTTDPNTRTFGVEDYIFPKQFSVFNPTLHDIVLIKLKKQDGKCVRKTPFIRPICLPDKSMTFPDRYCCTISGWGHTEEKGQGYSTLQQAGVRLIPHDICRKPEVYGNHVTADMICAGINGCTDACQGDSGGPLACARNDVSFLYGIISWGEGCGRSNKPGVYTRVVNYIDWIDSVIKPKPKASRNDIT, encoded by the exons ATGCAAACTTTCGTGATGGCACACACCGTGACGCTCTTTCTTTTGTGCGTTTTCAGTGCAGGAGCG CACACATTAGCACCTACGTATGAAGCAGAGGCATTAAGGGAGAGCCGTAAag TTCTTACTATCGCAGGCCAAGAATGTAAATTCCCTTTTCGTCAGGGTGGAAGGATTCATCATCAATGCATCACCATCCTGTCCTCAAGACCGTG gtgctctctcacacacaattTTGATCGGGACAGGAAGTGGGGCTTCTGCGCTCAAGAGAAAACGCAGCCAAATG TTTCTGTCCACACTTCACGCAAAGTCACGGATCCATGTCAGGTGAACCCGTGTCAGAATGGCGGCGTCTGCACAGCGATACCACACGGGCACACATTTGAGTGCTCCTGTCCTGAGAGCTTCTCTGGGAGAATATGTGAGCAAA AGAAGTGCCATGAAACCGTGCACCTGCGCTATTATGACATCGGAGAGTCTTGGGGACGAATTCACCTTCGTAATGTGGAACAGTGCACATGTGTGGCAGGGGAAATCAAGTGTAAAAGAGTCCACTACACAA TGTGCCGTACAAACCCCTGCCAGAATGATGGAACATGCCGACTGATCATATCCACTGGAAAGGAAGTGTGTTACTGCAGACATGGCTACAGTGGACCTCACTGTAGTCTTG GGGGAAATCAGCCAGCAACTGaatcaaaaatattcaaaagag CTTCTTCGCGAATGTTGACTCCATCCAACGTCCTGCCCACCGTTAAAAAGCCCAAAACCTCCAAGCCGGCCAGCAAACCTGTGTGTGGGACAAAGCACAAGAAGAGGCCACTGATAAGCAGAGCGAGGATAATGGGGGGAAGCTCGTCTCTGGAAGGTGCTCATCCATGGATGGCAGCCATTTACATCGGACAGTCGGACTTCTGCGGCGGCAGTCTCATCTCCTCTTGTTGGGTCATCTCTGCGGCCCACTGCTTCTTCAGCAA AATGTCTTTTCATAGCCCCCTGAAATCTCAAATCCGTGTGGTGCTGGGCCAGCATAAGTTTAACACCACGGATCCCAACACCAGGACATTTGGAGTGGAGGACTACATCTTTCCAAAGCAGTTCTCAGTGTTTAACCCAACACTGCATGACATTG TTCTGATCAAACTGAAGAAGCAGGACGGGAAATGTGTGAGGAAAACCCCGTTCATCAGGCCCATCTGCCTCCCAGACAAAAGCATGACGTTCCCTGATCGCTACTGCTGCACCATTAGTGGCTGGGGACATACAGAAGAGA AGGGACAGGGGTACTCCACTTTGCAGCAGGCTGGAGTGAGACTGATTCCTCATGATATTTGCAGGAAGCCAGAAGTCTATGGCAACCACGTCACTGCTGACATGATTTGTGCAGGGATTAACGGCTGCACTGATGCGTGCCAG GGTGACTCCGGGGGTCCGCTGGCTTGTGCGAGGAATGACGTCAGCTTCTTGTATGGGATCATCAGCTGGGGAGAGGGCTGCGGCCGCTCCAATAAACCCGGAGTTTATACAAGAGTAGTGAATTACATCGACTGGATCGATTCAGTGATCAAACCCAAACCCAAGGCTTCACGAAACGATATTACCTAG